The genome window AGTGCGGATTATTTATCTAGAGCAATTCTATCATTATATGATATGATGGTAATAATGATTAGACAAGCACAGAAAGTACGAATTTATCCGACTGACGAGCAAAAGCAGCAACTAGCAGGTGCTATGGGTTGTTCTCGCTGGTGGTGGAATTTTGCTCTCAATAA of Coleofasciculaceae cyanobacterium contains these proteins:
- a CDS encoding helix-turn-helix domain-containing protein, whose protein sequence is MIRQAQKVRIYPTDEQKQQLAGAMGCSRWWWNFALN